In Pseudorasbora parva isolate DD20220531a chromosome 9, ASM2467924v1, whole genome shotgun sequence, the following proteins share a genomic window:
- the si:ch211-71m22.1 gene encoding phospholipid scramblase 1: MATNNGHPIDFQPQKNTIHPAPPYNHGPSTPGHGEVPMMPVPQRPSGCPPGLEYLTQIDQLLVQQKVELAEVILGWETNNKYMVKNSVGQQVFYVAEENDCCNRQFCGPLRSFILHVQDNLGQEVMTLTRPLKCGSCCFPCCLQELEIQSPPGNPIGYVIQNWHPFIPKFTIQNEKREAVLKIVGPFCACRCCNDVNFEVLSMDETTKVGKISKQWTGLVREAFTDADNFGISFPMDLDVKIKAVLFGACFLIDFMFFEHSK; the protein is encoded by the exons ATGGCAACAAATAATG GtcaccccattgacttccaacCACAGAAAAATACCATTCATCCCGCTCCTCCTTATAACCATGGACCATCCACACCAGGCCATG GTGAGGTGCCCATGATGCCGGTTCCACAGAGACCCAGTGGCTGTCCACCAGGACTGGAGTACTTGACCCAG ATTGATCAACTTCTTGTCCAGCAGAAAGTTGAGCTAGCTGAAG TTATATTGGGCTGGGAGACCAATAATAAATACATGGTGAAGAACAGTGTGGGGCAACAGGTGTTCTATGTGGCTGAGGAAAATGACTGCTGTAACAGACAGTTCTGTGGACCATTACGCTCATTCATCCTCCATGTTCAGGATAACTTGGGACAGGAAGTGATGACGCTCACACGGCCTTTGAAGTGTGGAAGCTGCTGCTTTCCCTGTTGCCTGCAAGAG CTTGAAATCCAGTCTCCACCAGGCAACCCGATTGGATATGTGATCCAGAATTGGCATCCTTTTATTCCCAAGTTTACCATTCAGAACGAGAAAAGAGAAGCCGTTCTGAAGATCGTGGGGCCGTTCTGTGCCTGCAGATGCTGCAACGATGTGAACTTTGAG GTTTTGTCAATGGATGAGACAACAAAGGTGGGCAAAATTTCTAAACAGTGGACAGGTCTTGTGAGAGAAGCTTTCACTGATGCAGACAATTTTGGAATATCATTCCCTATGGACCTGGATGTGAAGATTAAAGCTGTTCTTTTTGGAGCATGTTTTCTCATT GACTTCATGTTCTTTGAACAcagtaaataa